Proteins co-encoded in one Corynebacterium lujinxingii genomic window:
- a CDS encoding UDP-N-acetylglucosamine--N-acetylmuramyl-(pentapeptide) pyrophosphoryl-undecaprenol N-acetylglucosamine transferase, which translates to MSELNVVVAGGGTAGHIEPALAVGEVLRDDYNAKVVALGTERGLETTIVPARGFELALIDPVPIPRNKPWKLAAVPLKLRRAVRQAKQTMKSTGAQVVLGTGGYVSAPAYLAAKSLKLPFFVLETNALAGMANKLGVKLGGVGLNAVPNSGMDGDVVGIPVRPGVGVDPDGAKRERGLRMWGLDPEKKTVLVTGGSQGAVRINDALAGAVERITGAGHQVLHAYGRKNDAPAKHDGYAAVAYIDDMEAAYAVADVVVCRSGAMTVAENSAAGLPAIYIPLPHGNGEQGLNSAHLVATGAALRIDDAELTADALVDKLLPLLGSETKRAEMRQAIAQSGAGNVAEDLARRIADAAGKD; encoded by the coding sequence ATGTCTGAACTCAACGTTGTCGTCGCCGGCGGCGGCACCGCCGGCCATATCGAGCCCGCACTTGCCGTGGGCGAGGTGCTTCGCGACGACTACAACGCTAAAGTCGTCGCCCTCGGCACCGAACGCGGCCTCGAGACCACGATCGTGCCCGCGCGCGGCTTCGAGCTCGCGCTGATCGACCCGGTGCCGATCCCGCGCAACAAGCCGTGGAAGCTGGCCGCCGTGCCGCTGAAGCTGCGCCGCGCGGTGCGCCAGGCGAAGCAGACGATGAAATCGACCGGTGCGCAGGTGGTGCTGGGCACCGGCGGCTACGTCTCAGCGCCCGCGTACCTTGCAGCAAAGTCGTTGAAGTTGCCGTTTTTTGTCCTGGAGACCAACGCCCTGGCCGGTATGGCCAACAAACTCGGCGTGAAACTCGGTGGCGTGGGGCTCAACGCTGTGCCGAACTCCGGCATGGACGGCGATGTTGTCGGCATCCCAGTGCGCCCCGGCGTGGGCGTGGACCCGGACGGGGCGAAGCGCGAGCGCGGCTTGCGCATGTGGGGCCTCGACCCCGAAAAGAAGACTGTGCTTGTCACGGGCGGTTCCCAGGGTGCGGTGCGCATTAACGACGCCCTCGCTGGCGCGGTGGAGCGCATCACCGGGGCGGGGCACCAGGTGCTGCACGCCTACGGCCGCAAAAACGACGCGCCCGCCAAGCACGACGGGTACGCCGCGGTGGCCTACATCGACGACATGGAGGCCGCCTACGCCGTCGCCGATGTCGTGGTGTGCCGCTCCGGCGCCATGACAGTGGCCGAGAACTCCGCCGCCGGTCTGCCCGCGATCTACATCCCGCTGCCGCACGGCAACGGCGAGCAGGGCCTCAACTCCGCGCACCTCGTGGCCACCGGGGCCGCGTTGCGTATCGACGACGCCGAGCTGACCGCCGATGCGCTCGTCGACAAGCTTTTGCCGTTGCTCGGAAGCGAGACCAAACGCGCCGAGATGCGCCAAGCTATCGCTCAATCCGGCGCCGGAAACGTCGCCGAGGACCTCGCGCGCCGCATCGCGGACGCCGCTGGAAAGGACTGA
- a CDS encoding UDP-N-acetylmuramoyl-tripeptide--D-alanyl-D-alanine ligase, producing the protein MIALSLRQIAEITGGRLSPEADPNAQVTGFVEFDSRKIGPGGLFVAFPGAKVDGHDFVNKADAAGAAASLTTREVGRPAVVVDKRPPKEGDNSDLAANDPDGSAAGVVDGMSRLARHVATELSANEGLRIIGITGSAGKTSTKDLIAAVLSRAGETVAPPGSFNNEIGHPYTVLRCTEETDFLVAEMSARGIGHIAHLATIAPPHIGVVLNVGSAHIGEFGSRENIAQAKGELVESLPDDGIAVLNADDDLVAAMASRTTARVVTFSANGNPAADYYATDVVLDPVARASFTMHTPSGETQPVRLNVFGVHQVGNALAAAAVGIESGMDATTVAAALSEAHSVSVNRMDVNTRADGVTVINDAYNANPESMRAAIAALGYTAAARPGVRSVAVLGEMGELGAGAENEHALLADELARYRVTDLITVGDNPSMDALAQRAGDFGIRTSSVADADAAAEAVRRLLAQAPAGEDNWYSRTDRDVVLVKASNAARLWAVAEELLQGHTLR; encoded by the coding sequence ATGATTGCACTTTCATTGCGGCAGATCGCGGAGATCACCGGCGGGCGTTTGAGCCCGGAGGCAGACCCGAACGCGCAAGTGACCGGGTTTGTGGAATTCGACTCGCGCAAGATCGGCCCCGGCGGGCTGTTTGTCGCGTTCCCGGGGGCGAAGGTGGACGGCCACGATTTTGTGAACAAGGCCGACGCGGCCGGTGCTGCGGCGTCGTTGACCACGCGTGAGGTGGGTAGGCCGGCGGTGGTCGTTGATAAGCGCCCGCCCAAAGAGGGCGACAATTCGGATTTGGCCGCAAACGATCCGGACGGCTCGGCCGCGGGCGTGGTCGACGGGATGTCGCGGCTCGCGCGCCACGTGGCCACGGAGCTCAGCGCCAATGAGGGCCTGCGAATCATCGGTATTACCGGCTCGGCGGGTAAGACCTCGACAAAGGACTTGATCGCCGCGGTGCTCAGCCGCGCCGGCGAAACGGTCGCGCCGCCGGGCTCGTTCAACAACGAGATCGGCCACCCGTATACGGTGCTGCGTTGCACTGAAGAGACGGACTTTTTGGTGGCGGAGATGTCCGCGCGCGGAATTGGCCACATTGCGCACCTCGCCACGATCGCCCCGCCGCACATCGGCGTGGTGCTCAACGTCGGTTCGGCGCACATCGGCGAGTTCGGCTCGCGCGAAAACATTGCGCAGGCGAAGGGCGAGTTGGTCGAGTCGCTGCCGGATGACGGCATTGCGGTGCTCAACGCCGACGACGATCTGGTTGCCGCGATGGCCTCGCGCACGACCGCGCGCGTGGTCACGTTTTCCGCGAACGGCAACCCTGCCGCCGACTACTACGCCACGGACGTGGTGCTCGACCCGGTCGCGCGGGCGTCGTTCACCATGCACACCCCGTCGGGCGAAACCCAGCCGGTGCGCCTCAACGTCTTCGGCGTACACCAGGTGGGAAACGCGCTCGCCGCAGCCGCTGTGGGCATCGAATCTGGCATGGACGCCACCACCGTTGCCGCCGCACTGTCGGAGGCGCACTCGGTGTCGGTCAACCGCATGGACGTCAACACCCGCGCCGACGGCGTAACCGTGATCAACGACGCCTACAACGCCAACCCGGAATCCATGCGCGCTGCGATCGCTGCCCTCGGCTACACGGCTGCTGCACGCCCGGGTGTGCGCTCCGTCGCCGTGCTCGGCGAGATGGGCGAGTTAGGCGCGGGCGCCGAAAACGAGCACGCGCTGCTTGCCGACGAACTCGCGCGCTACCGCGTCACCGACCTGATCACCGTGGGCGACAACCCCTCCATGGACGCGTTGGCCCAGCGCGCAGGCGACTTCGGGATCCGCACGAGCAGTGTCGCAGATGCCGACGCCGCCGCCGAGGCGGTTCGCCGGTTGCTCGCGCAGGCTCCGGCGGGGGAGGACAACTGGTACTCCCGCACCGACCGCGACGTGGTCCTGGTGAAAGCCTCGAACGCTGCCCGGCTGTGGGCGGTGGCAGAAGAGCTTCTGCAAGGGCATACCCTTAGGTAG
- the murD gene encoding UDP-N-acetylmuramoyl-L-alanine--D-glutamate ligase has translation MALPEWGGPVTLPDNVLVAGAGVSGIGAGLLITRAGAGCTIVDDNPTGRANAEAQGLETCTSDEARARFADTGLVVTSPGWRPDNPFLTDAAAAGIEVIGDVELCYRLDQVGVFGAPRTWLVVTGTNGKTTTTGMLARMMEEASRDTGRTAIACGNIGVAVGEVLLADERVDVLVAELSSFQLHWSSQLVPDAGVLLNLADDHIDWHGSFAEYARSKAKVLQAPVAVAGVDDTEVRRIAAGTGRDDIIGFTLSEPADNEVGVVGDRIVAKLRGEVVDVASADGIEPAGAAGVLDALAASAVALTQGATPEHIQRALESYRVEGHRGAVVHSGGGVDWVDNSKATNPHAADSALTGAGTVVWVAGGQLKGAAVDAVVKAHAEQFRAVALLGVDRELIRASVGQVVPDVPVFVTDETDPEAAMDAVVAWAVTQAQPGDTVLLAPAAASLDMFSGMSARGDAFAAAAMRHWDPDTK, from the coding sequence GTGGCTCTCCCAGAATGGGGCGGGCCAGTGACGCTGCCCGACAACGTGCTTGTCGCCGGCGCCGGGGTCTCCGGCATCGGCGCCGGACTCCTGATCACGCGCGCAGGTGCAGGGTGCACGATTGTCGACGATAACCCCACCGGTCGCGCCAATGCCGAAGCGCAGGGGCTCGAGACTTGCACAAGTGATGAGGCACGCGCGCGTTTCGCGGACACCGGTCTGGTGGTCACTTCGCCCGGCTGGCGCCCCGACAACCCGTTTCTCACCGACGCCGCTGCAGCAGGCATCGAGGTGATCGGCGACGTCGAACTGTGCTACCGCCTCGACCAGGTCGGCGTGTTCGGCGCGCCGCGCACGTGGCTCGTCGTCACGGGCACCAACGGGAAAACCACCACGACGGGCATGCTCGCCCGCATGATGGAAGAAGCCAGCCGCGACACCGGGCGAACCGCCATCGCGTGCGGCAACATTGGCGTCGCCGTGGGCGAGGTGCTGCTTGCCGACGAGCGCGTCGACGTCCTCGTCGCCGAACTGTCCAGCTTCCAACTGCACTGGTCCTCTCAGCTCGTGCCTGACGCGGGTGTGCTGCTCAACCTGGCCGACGACCACATCGACTGGCACGGTTCCTTTGCCGAGTACGCGCGCTCCAAGGCGAAGGTGCTACAGGCCCCTGTCGCAGTCGCGGGTGTCGACGACACCGAGGTGCGCCGCATCGCCGCGGGCACCGGACGCGATGACATCATCGGTTTCACCCTGTCCGAGCCTGCCGACAACGAGGTTGGCGTGGTGGGCGATAGGATCGTCGCCAAGCTGCGCGGCGAGGTCGTCGATGTTGCAAGCGCGGACGGCATCGAACCGGCTGGCGCGGCGGGAGTCCTCGACGCGCTCGCCGCCTCTGCGGTGGCGCTGACGCAGGGGGCGACACCCGAACACATCCAGCGGGCGCTGGAAAGTTACCGCGTGGAGGGCCACCGTGGAGCCGTCGTGCACTCCGGCGGCGGGGTGGACTGGGTGGACAACTCCAAGGCCACCAACCCGCACGCGGCGGACTCGGCGCTCACCGGCGCCGGCACCGTCGTCTGGGTCGCCGGCGGACAGTTGAAGGGCGCTGCGGTGGACGCTGTGGTGAAAGCACACGCGGAGCAGTTCCGCGCGGTGGCGCTGCTCGGCGTGGACCGCGAACTCATCCGGGCATCGGTGGGGCAGGTGGTTCCGGATGTGCCGGTGTTCGTCACCGACGAGACCGACCCCGAGGCGGCGATGGACGCTGTCGTAGCCTGGGCCGTCACCCAGGCCCAACCCGGCGACACGGTGCTGTTGGCTCCGGCGGCCGCAAGTTTGGACATGTTTTCCGGCATGTCGGCGCGTGGCGACGCCTTCGCGGCCGCTGCAATGCGACACTGGGACCCAGACACCAAGTAA
- the murC gene encoding UDP-N-acetylmuramate--L-alanine ligase — translation MTDLSRVHLIGIGGSGMSGVAHILLDRGATVTGSDAKDSRPVRALKAKGAKVALGHDEANLELAGELPTAVVTSFAAIPQDNPELVRAKREGIPLLRRSDLLAELMEGRTQLLLAGTHGKTSTTSMAVVALQAAGEDPSFAIGGQLNRAGTNAHHGHGDVFVAEADESDASLLRYSPDVAVITNIEPDHLDFYGTREKYFRVFDDFADLAKNVVVCLDDDNAAACGERAIERGLTVYGYGTAEAAKRHPGIPAAAVVTDERQEGEHTYVKACLNTPEVTGEVEYTLAIPGRHMVLNSAAALLSGVLVGAAPEKLAQGLSEFTGVRRRFEYKGNVGKTRVYDDYAHHPTEVAAVLTAAREKVEAEGNGARVVVCFQPHLYSRTQEFSSEFAEALSLADACVLLDIFGARETPVEGVTSRIISDEMTIPVRLEPDFSTAPATVASVTQPGDIVLTMGAGSVTLLADEILTALAGA, via the coding sequence ATGACCGATCTCTCACGCGTGCACCTCATCGGTATCGGCGGCTCCGGCATGTCTGGTGTCGCGCATATCCTGCTGGACCGCGGCGCGACCGTGACCGGCTCCGACGCGAAAGATTCGCGCCCGGTCCGCGCGCTGAAAGCCAAGGGCGCGAAGGTGGCGCTCGGCCACGACGAGGCGAATTTGGAACTCGCAGGCGAGTTGCCCACCGCCGTGGTGACCAGTTTTGCGGCCATCCCGCAGGACAATCCGGAGCTGGTGCGCGCCAAGCGTGAGGGGATCCCGCTGCTGCGCCGCTCGGACCTCCTCGCCGAGCTCATGGAAGGCCGCACGCAGCTGCTCCTCGCCGGCACCCACGGCAAAACGTCTACGACGTCGATGGCGGTCGTCGCACTGCAGGCGGCGGGGGAGGACCCGTCCTTTGCAATCGGGGGCCAGTTGAACCGCGCCGGCACCAACGCGCACCACGGCCACGGCGACGTGTTCGTGGCGGAGGCCGACGAGTCAGACGCCTCGCTGTTGCGCTACTCCCCGGACGTTGCGGTCATCACCAACATCGAGCCTGACCACCTCGACTTCTACGGCACGCGCGAGAAGTACTTCCGGGTCTTCGACGACTTCGCGGACCTGGCGAAGAACGTGGTGGTCTGCCTCGACGACGACAACGCCGCCGCCTGCGGTGAACGCGCGATCGAGCGCGGCCTGACCGTCTACGGCTACGGCACCGCGGAGGCCGCGAAACGCCACCCCGGCATCCCGGCCGCGGCCGTGGTCACCGACGAGCGCCAGGAAGGCGAGCACACCTACGTCAAGGCATGCCTGAACACGCCCGAAGTCACTGGCGAAGTCGAATACACCCTGGCCATCCCGGGCCGCCACATGGTGCTCAATTCGGCCGCTGCGCTGCTGTCCGGCGTGCTCGTTGGCGCGGCCCCGGAGAAGCTCGCGCAGGGCTTAAGCGAGTTCACGGGCGTGCGACGCCGGTTCGAGTACAAGGGCAACGTGGGCAAGACACGCGTGTACGACGACTATGCGCACCACCCGACGGAAGTGGCCGCCGTGCTTACCGCCGCCCGCGAGAAGGTCGAGGCGGAGGGCAACGGCGCGCGCGTCGTGGTGTGCTTCCAGCCGCACCTGTACTCGCGCACCCAGGAGTTTTCCTCTGAGTTCGCCGAGGCGCTCTCGCTTGCGGACGCCTGCGTGCTGCTGGACATCTTCGGCGCCCGCGAAACCCCAGTGGAGGGCGTGACCTCGCGCATCATCAGCGACGAGATGACCATCCCGGTGCGCCTCGAGCCGGACTTCTCCACGGCACCCGCCACCGTGGCGTCGGTGACGCAGCCGGGCGACATCGTGCTCACCATGGGCGCGGGCAGCGTGACATTGCTTGCCGACGAAATCCTCACCGCCCTGGCAGGCGCCTAA
- a CDS encoding FtsW/RodA/SpoVE family cell cycle protein, translating into MAVQQGTTRRAPRPAEPASKIATAVRKTGEFLDSRPLADYTMIRSIVLILAGLGVIMVMSSSMAISFAANDSVWALAARQTVMVILGLGAFWFALKTPPERLRNFSAGLMLVSVILLVAVLTPLGTGREEVGSQSWLVLGPLRLQPSEVARVAIAMWGAKVLEHKNPRRLLQANNGFLAFFIVSTICIALIAAQGDMGMALSFAVVAGFILIFAGVSMKAVGYLAAGVFVSLIIAFLSGGFRSARFHTYFDALRGDFEDTQGTAFQSHQGFLSLADGHVFGVGLGQSRAKWFYLPEARNDFIFAVIGEELGLWGGALVISLFALLGFFGFRTARRAQSQYQTLMAAALTAAVVFQAFVNIGYVVGLLPVTGIQLPMLSAGGTSAVITLGAMGVLANIARHEPDAISAMQNYGRPGFDRALFIQEPRALRTSRAAVARNHRPTAPVRQATGSPRRARR; encoded by the coding sequence ATGGCGGTGCAACAGGGGACGACGCGGCGCGCCCCGCGTCCAGCAGAACCGGCATCAAAAATTGCCACGGCGGTGCGCAAGACCGGGGAGTTCCTCGATTCGCGCCCGCTGGCCGACTACACGATGATCCGCAGCATCGTTCTGATCCTCGCCGGGCTTGGCGTGATCATGGTGATGTCGTCGTCAATGGCGATCTCCTTTGCCGCAAACGACAGTGTGTGGGCGCTCGCCGCGCGCCAGACCGTCATGGTCATCCTGGGCCTCGGCGCGTTCTGGTTTGCGCTGAAAACCCCGCCCGAGCGGCTGCGAAACTTTTCCGCGGGCCTCATGCTCGTCTCGGTCATTTTGCTCGTGGCCGTGCTCACCCCGCTCGGCACGGGGCGTGAAGAGGTCGGCTCCCAGTCCTGGCTGGTCCTCGGACCGCTGCGCCTGCAGCCTTCCGAGGTCGCCCGCGTTGCCATCGCAATGTGGGGCGCGAAGGTGCTCGAGCACAAGAACCCGCGTCGCCTGTTGCAGGCGAACAACGGCTTCCTCGCGTTTTTCATCGTCTCCACAATCTGTATTGCGCTGATCGCGGCGCAGGGCGACATGGGCATGGCGCTGTCATTTGCCGTCGTGGCCGGATTCATCCTCATTTTCGCCGGCGTGTCCATGAAGGCCGTGGGCTACCTCGCCGCCGGCGTGTTCGTCTCGCTGATCATCGCGTTCCTCTCCGGCGGCTTCCGCTCCGCGCGCTTCCACACCTACTTCGACGCGCTGCGCGGCGATTTCGAGGACACCCAGGGCACCGCGTTCCAATCGCACCAAGGCTTCCTGTCCCTGGCGGACGGCCACGTCTTCGGTGTTGGACTCGGTCAGTCCCGCGCGAAGTGGTTCTATCTGCCGGAGGCCCGCAACGACTTCATCTTCGCCGTCATCGGCGAGGAGCTCGGCCTCTGGGGCGGCGCACTGGTGATTTCCTTGTTCGCCCTGCTCGGCTTCTTCGGATTCCGCACCGCCCGACGCGCGCAGTCGCAGTACCAAACGCTCATGGCGGCGGCCTTGACCGCGGCGGTGGTCTTCCAGGCGTTCGTGAACATCGGCTACGTCGTCGGCTTGCTGCCGGTGACCGGCATCCAGCTGCCCATGCTGTCCGCCGGCGGCACCTCCGCGGTGATCACGCTCGGCGCGATGGGTGTGCTGGCGAACATTGCCCGCCACGAGCCGGACGCCATCTCCGCGATGCAGAATTACGGCCGCCCGGGTTTCGACCGCGCTTTGTTCATCCAGGAGCCGCGCGCCCTGCGCACCTCGCGCGCAGCTGTCGCACGCAACCACCGCCCGACCGCGCCGGTGCGCCAGGCCACGGGCAGCCCGCGCCGCGCCCGCAGATAG
- the pgeF gene encoding peptidoglycan editing factor PgeF, whose translation MPDLSSRPVRMVFTSRAGGVSHSPYDSFNLGTHVGDDATDVAANRERLAGILGLPPERFVWMEQLHTNTVTVVDGPAEGPIEATDAIVTREKDLALCVLVADCTPVLLSDHTAGVIAAAHAGRMGARNGIVRRTVEQMVALGAAPERIQVLLGPAAAGESYEVPEAMAGDVDKHLPGSRTKTAKGTPGLDIRAGLVRQLMSLGVTHIDADPRDTITDHDFFSHRRDGVTGRQAGVIWMPHA comes from the coding sequence ATGCCTGATCTTTCCAGCCGCCCCGTCCGCATGGTGTTCACCTCCCGTGCGGGCGGGGTTTCGCATTCCCCGTACGACTCGTTCAACTTGGGGACACACGTCGGCGACGACGCGACCGACGTCGCTGCCAACCGTGAACGCCTCGCGGGCATTCTCGGCCTGCCGCCCGAACGCTTCGTGTGGATGGAGCAACTGCACACCAACACTGTCACCGTCGTCGACGGGCCCGCCGAGGGGCCGATCGAGGCGACCGACGCGATTGTGACCCGCGAAAAAGATCTCGCCCTGTGCGTGCTCGTCGCCGACTGCACCCCGGTGCTGCTATCCGACCACACCGCGGGTGTGATCGCCGCAGCCCACGCAGGCCGCATGGGGGCGCGCAACGGGATCGTGCGCCGCACCGTGGAGCAGATGGTTGCACTCGGTGCCGCGCCGGAGCGCATCCAGGTGCTGCTCGGTCCGGCCGCGGCGGGGGAGTCCTATGAGGTCCCGGAAGCCATGGCCGGAGACGTCGACAAGCACTTGCCCGGCTCGCGCACGAAAACGGCGAAGGGTACCCCGGGCCTGGACATCCGCGCAGGTCTGGTGCGTCAGCTGATGAGCCTTGGCGTGACCCACATCGACGCCGACCCCCGCGATACCATCACCGATCACGATTTCTTCTCCCACCGCCGCGACGGCGTCACCGGACGCCAAGCCGGCGTGATTTGGATGCCACATGCATAA
- the ftsZ gene encoding cell division protein FtsZ — protein sequence MTSPANYLAMIRVVGVGGGGVNAVNRMIEEGLKGVEFVAINTDSQALLFTDADTKLDIGREATRGLGAGANPEVGRTSAEDHKQEIEESLKGSDMVFVTAGEGGGTGTGAAPVVAGIAKKMGALTIGVVTRPFTFEGKRRTRQALEGIENLKEVCDTVIVIPNDRLLQLGDAELSMMEAFRAADEVLYNGVQGITNLITIPGMINVDFADVRSVMADAGSALMGVGSARGENRVMTATEQAINSPLLETTMEGAKGVLISVAGGSDLGLMEVNNAASIVEEKADEDANIIFGTIIDDNLGDEVRVTIIATGFDEKANARPAENNGSTAVAAEQQSAVEQRQETAPQQPQQPQQQETYQARHRYEPSRGLFTDREESSRPRRDDDFGGGFDSGFDDVDVPDFMR from the coding sequence ATGACTTCTCCCGCCAACTACCTCGCCATGATCCGCGTCGTCGGTGTCGGCGGGGGCGGCGTCAACGCTGTTAACCGAATGATCGAGGAGGGGCTGAAGGGCGTCGAGTTCGTCGCCATCAACACCGACTCGCAGGCGCTGCTGTTCACCGACGCCGACACCAAGCTCGACATCGGACGCGAGGCCACCCGCGGCCTCGGCGCCGGTGCGAACCCGGAGGTTGGACGCACCTCCGCCGAGGATCACAAGCAGGAGATCGAGGAGTCCCTCAAGGGCTCCGACATGGTGTTCGTGACCGCCGGCGAGGGCGGCGGCACCGGCACCGGCGCCGCCCCGGTCGTCGCGGGCATCGCGAAGAAGATGGGCGCGCTGACCATCGGCGTTGTCACCCGCCCGTTCACCTTCGAGGGCAAGCGCCGCACCCGCCAGGCGCTCGAGGGCATCGAGAACCTCAAGGAAGTTTGCGACACCGTCATCGTCATCCCGAACGACCGCCTCCTGCAGCTCGGCGATGCCGAGCTGTCAATGATGGAAGCGTTCCGCGCGGCCGACGAGGTGCTCTACAACGGTGTCCAGGGCATCACGAACCTGATCACCATTCCGGGCATGATCAACGTCGACTTCGCTGACGTGCGCTCCGTCATGGCCGACGCTGGCTCCGCCTTGATGGGCGTCGGCTCGGCCCGCGGCGAGAACCGCGTCATGACCGCCACTGAGCAGGCAATCAACTCGCCGCTGCTCGAGACCACGATGGAAGGCGCCAAGGGCGTGCTCATCTCCGTCGCCGGCGGCTCGGACCTGGGCCTGATGGAGGTTAATAACGCCGCCTCCATCGTGGAGGAGAAGGCCGACGAGGACGCCAACATCATCTTCGGCACCATCATCGACGACAACCTTGGCGACGAAGTCCGAGTGACCATCATCGCCACCGGCTTCGACGAGAAGGCCAACGCCCGCCCGGCCGAGAACAACGGCTCCACCGCAGTCGCTGCCGAGCAACAGTCGGCCGTTGAACAGCGTCAGGAGACCGCTCCGCAGCAGCCGCAGCAGCCGCAGCAGCAGGAGACCTACCAGGCGCGCCACCGCTACGAGCCGAGCCGCGGCCTGTTCACCGACCGCGAGGAGTCTTCCCGACCGCGCCGCGACGACGACTTCGGCGGCGGGTTCGACAGCGGCTTTGACGACGTGGACGTGCCCGACTTCATGCGCTAG
- a CDS encoding cell division protein FtsQ/DivIB has product MQRPPAAATSAMVALFAALCATIPFTPLMSVDDIAVEGAVNLPEEEVRDLAGISTGTPLGKVDARGAAHSIASNPWVDSATVSRDWPNGIDVAITEHEPVAWVDIDGQPHLIDREGNDFIVAPPPPGAVEIRTDGEFADAVQVASSISDVARPRVRAIEADGEYGYKLLLDDDRVVRWGAPVDNSNKALALETVLQMEGREFNISNPELVTSR; this is encoded by the coding sequence ATGCAACGCCCGCCTGCCGCCGCGACCTCCGCCATGGTCGCGTTGTTTGCCGCCCTGTGCGCGACGATCCCGTTCACCCCGCTGATGAGCGTGGACGACATCGCCGTCGAGGGCGCGGTTAACCTGCCGGAAGAAGAGGTGCGCGACCTCGCCGGCATTTCCACCGGCACCCCGCTGGGCAAGGTCGACGCCCGCGGGGCAGCGCACAGCATCGCGTCGAACCCGTGGGTTGATTCGGCCACCGTCTCGCGCGACTGGCCCAACGGCATCGACGTGGCGATCACGGAGCACGAACCGGTCGCCTGGGTCGACATTGACGGCCAACCGCACCTCATCGACCGCGAGGGCAATGACTTCATTGTCGCGCCCCCGCCGCCGGGTGCGGTCGAGATCCGCACGGACGGCGAATTTGCTGACGCGGTGCAGGTGGCGTCGTCGATAAGCGATGTCGCCCGCCCGCGGGTCCGCGCGATTGAGGCGGACGGTGAGTATGGCTACAAGCTTTTGCTTGACGACGACCGCGTGGTGCGCTGGGGAGCACCCGTGGACAACTCCAATAAGGCGCTCGCACTCGAGACCGTGCTGCAGATGGAGGGCCGCGAGTTCAATATTTCCAACCCCGAGTTGGTGACGTCGCGTTAA
- the mraY gene encoding phospho-N-acetylmuramoyl-pentapeptide-transferase, producing MVQVICAGIISFLVSIFVTPLLIRYFHRRAMGQEIREDGPKSHARKRGTPTMGGIAILLAIALGYLGGSLAALATGHSAFTASGLIVLFLTLALGLVGFADDGIKLFMQRNLGLNKTAKLIAQFLIAIVFGLLILRFPDEHGLTPGSPFLSFVRDIDTIDLNLGGGVAGTLVFLAFIYILLAAWSNAVNLTDGLDGLAAGTTALVMAAYTAITFWQFRNSCDAVATAGCYSVRDPLDLAILAASGLGACVGFLWWNAAPAKIFMGDTGSLALGGLVAGLSVASRTELLMIIIGALFVLEAASVVIQVASFKTTGKRVFRMAPFHHHFENGGWPETAVVVRFWIISAMSVMLGLAAFYGEWLSQNGAGQ from the coding sequence ATGGTTCAAGTCATCTGCGCCGGGATTATTAGTTTCCTGGTCTCGATTTTTGTGACCCCGCTGCTCATCAGGTACTTTCACCGCCGGGCGATGGGCCAGGAGATCCGCGAGGACGGCCCGAAGTCGCACGCCCGCAAGCGCGGCACCCCGACGATGGGCGGCATCGCGATCCTGCTCGCAATCGCACTCGGCTACCTTGGTGGCTCGCTCGCCGCGCTGGCAACGGGCCACAGCGCCTTTACTGCCTCCGGTCTTATCGTGCTGTTCCTCACGCTCGCGCTCGGCCTGGTCGGCTTTGCCGACGACGGCATCAAGCTGTTCATGCAACGCAACCTGGGCCTGAACAAAACGGCGAAGCTTATCGCGCAGTTTCTCATCGCGATCGTGTTCGGGCTGCTTATCTTGCGGTTCCCGGACGAGCACGGTCTCACCCCGGGCTCGCCGTTCTTGTCGTTCGTGCGCGACATCGACACCATCGACTTAAACCTCGGTGGCGGCGTGGCCGGCACACTGGTGTTCCTCGCGTTCATCTATATCTTGCTCGCTGCGTGGTCGAACGCGGTGAACCTCACCGACGGCCTCGACGGACTGGCCGCCGGCACCACTGCACTGGTCATGGCGGCCTATACGGCAATTACGTTCTGGCAGTTCCGCAACTCCTGCGATGCCGTCGCCACCGCCGGCTGCTACTCCGTGCGTGACCCACTAGATCTGGCGATTCTGGCTGCATCGGGCCTCGGCGCCTGCGTGGGCTTCCTGTGGTGGAACGCCGCCCCGGCGAAGATCTTCATGGGTGATACCGGTTCGCTCGCGCTCGGCGGTTTGGTCGCAGGCCTGTCCGTGGCGTCGCGCACTGAGTTGCTCATGATCATCATCGGCGCGCTGTTCGTCCTCGAGGCCGCCTCGGTGGTCATTCAGGTCGCGTCCTTTAAGACCACCGGCAAGCGCGTGTTCCGCATGGCGCCGTTTCACCACCACTTTGAAAACGGCGGCTGGCCCGAAACCGCAGTGGTGGTGCGCTTCTGGATCATCTCCGCCATGTCGGTCATGCTCGGCCTTGCAGCCTTTTACGGTGAGTGGCTCTCCCAGAATGGGGCGGGCCAGTGA